From the genome of Maribacter algicola, one region includes:
- a CDS encoding SMP-30/gluconolactonase/LRE family protein: MKNSSITIVLAILLFSSCKENQKREKVNGSPEEVTSKSVSSKNLDSISSAFKIEILDDEARNVIDPEATIEVLASGFTWTEGPLWIEDDNYLLFSDIPNNKVFKLDSYQEVSTFLEPSGYTGEGTYGDEPGSNGLILNKKGELILLQHGDRKVVKMNASLDNPKSEFITLADNYEGQKLNSPNDGFLDQEGNLYFTDPPYGLPLKQDDPNKELDFQGVYCLLNSGEVILLDKLTKPNGIGESPDGTTLYVAVSDPQHAVWYQYDLVKPGEVTNKRIFYDVTPLIGKEGQQGLPDGLKINSEGYIFATGPGGIWIFNSSAKAIARIYTGQLTSNCAFGKNGKRLFITADDYILAVDLL; the protein is encoded by the coding sequence ATGAAAAATAGTAGTATCACAATCGTCTTGGCAATTTTACTTTTTAGCTCTTGTAAAGAAAATCAAAAACGTGAAAAGGTAAATGGTAGTCCTGAGGAAGTTACATCAAAATCTGTTTCATCTAAAAATCTTGACAGTATTTCTTCTGCCTTCAAAATCGAAATTTTAGATGATGAAGCACGCAACGTCATTGATCCCGAAGCCACCATAGAAGTTCTTGCAAGTGGATTTACATGGACCGAAGGGCCACTTTGGATTGAGGATGACAACTATTTATTGTTCTCTGACATTCCAAACAATAAAGTATTTAAACTGGATAGTTACCAAGAGGTTTCTACTTTTCTAGAACCTTCAGGATACACTGGCGAAGGCACCTATGGCGATGAACCAGGATCAAACGGTCTAATTTTAAACAAAAAAGGTGAATTGATTTTGCTTCAACATGGCGACCGTAAAGTGGTAAAAATGAATGCTTCTTTAGACAACCCAAAATCAGAATTCATAACGCTTGCTGATAATTACGAGGGACAGAAATTGAATAGTCCCAATGATGGTTTTCTTGACCAAGAAGGTAATCTGTATTTTACCGACCCACCCTATGGACTCCCATTAAAGCAAGATGACCCCAACAAAGAGTTAGATTTTCAAGGGGTATATTGTTTGTTGAATTCTGGTGAAGTAATCTTGCTTGACAAACTCACAAAACCCAATGGAATTGGGGAATCACCTGATGGAACTACCTTATATGTAGCTGTTTCTGATCCGCAACACGCTGTCTGGTATCAGTATGATTTGGTAAAACCGGGAGAGGTTACCAATAAGAGAATATTTTATGATGTCACCCCATTAATTGGCAAGGAAGGCCAACAAGGATTGCCAGACGGTTTAAAAATAAATAGCGAAGGATATATTTTTGCTACAGGGCCAGGTGGTATATGGATTTTCAATAGTTCTGCAAAAGCCATCGCACGGATTTACACCGGACAGTTAACCTCAAATTGTGCCTTTGGCAAGAACGGTAAAAGACTGTTTATTACTGCTGATGATTATATTTTAGCCGTTGATTTATTATAA
- a CDS encoding GntP family permease, with amino-acid sequence MIYILALFFSLTFLIIGIVKFKIHPFFALLLAAIVYGFITGMDTELIVDSINSGFGGILGKIGLIILFGVTIGTILEKSGGAMVIATRILNLIGQKSIHLAMMLTGYILSIPIFADSALLMMNPLNKVLSKKAGISYAGTTAALAMGLTAAHVMVPPTPGPIAAAGILGANLGDVILWGLLVSSLSLIPCYIYAKEIASKINIPIVIEPIANPDKKPALWKSLLAIVVPLVFILLKSVMDYPELNIPSSVFKSAISFLGTPVISLLIGVLLALVLPEKLDEKIFSSTGWIGESLKVAAPIILITGSGGIFGQMLQNSGIADIITEGFTGLEIGLFFPFFLAASLKTTQGSSTVALVTTASIIAPLMTSLGLNEPFLLAMTVLAIGAGSSVASHVNDSFFWVLTQLTGMNVKQGYQVQTAGTFIFGTTAMIIIYIITKIIH; translated from the coding sequence ATGATTTATATACTAGCTTTATTTTTTTCCTTGACATTTTTGATTATTGGAATTGTAAAATTTAAAATTCATCCATTTTTTGCGTTACTACTAGCCGCAATCGTTTATGGATTTATTACGGGAATGGATACCGAACTTATTGTCGATTCCATTAACTCGGGTTTTGGAGGTATTTTGGGAAAGATTGGTTTAATTATTCTTTTTGGCGTAACCATAGGAACCATCTTAGAAAAATCCGGAGGAGCTATGGTAATCGCTACTCGCATATTGAACTTGATCGGACAAAAATCCATTCACCTAGCGATGATGCTAACCGGTTATATATTATCCATACCCATATTCGCAGACAGTGCCCTGCTCATGATGAACCCTTTGAACAAGGTATTATCCAAAAAAGCAGGTATTTCTTATGCAGGTACCACCGCTGCATTGGCAATGGGTTTAACGGCAGCCCATGTAATGGTACCTCCTACCCCTGGACCAATTGCAGCGGCAGGTATATTAGGGGCCAATTTGGGAGATGTAATACTATGGGGACTTTTAGTTAGTAGTCTTTCCTTGATTCCCTGTTATATATATGCTAAAGAAATAGCTTCAAAAATTAATATCCCTATTGTAATTGAACCAATTGCAAATCCTGACAAAAAACCTGCTTTATGGAAATCATTGTTGGCCATTGTAGTGCCACTGGTATTCATACTATTGAAATCGGTTATGGACTATCCTGAACTGAATATCCCATCTTCCGTATTTAAAAGTGCAATATCCTTTTTAGGAACGCCTGTAATCTCACTTCTAATTGGAGTATTATTGGCATTGGTGCTTCCCGAAAAACTGGATGAAAAGATTTTCTCTTCCACCGGTTGGATCGGTGAATCCTTAAAAGTAGCGGCCCCTATTATTTTGATTACGGGCTCCGGCGGTATTTTTGGGCAAATGTTACAGAATTCTGGTATTGCCGATATTATCACGGAGGGATTTACAGGATTGGAAATAGGCCTATTTTTTCCTTTTTTCTTGGCAGCAAGTTTAAAGACAACCCAAGGATCTTCCACAGTTGCCTTGGTAACCACTGCTTCCATTATTGCTCCGCTTATGACCTCATTGGGTCTTAACGAACCGTTTCTTCTAGCCATGACCGTTTTGGCCATAGGAGCAGGTTCATCTGTGGCGTCTCATGTTAATGATAGTTTCTTTTGGGTGTTGACACAATTGACGGGAATGAATGTTAAGCAAGGGTATCAAGTACAGACGGCAGGTACGTTTATTTTTGGAACAACGGCAATGATTATCATATATATAATTACAAAAATAATTCACTAG
- the dgoD gene encoding galactonate dehydratase, with product MDELKIEKIELFKVPPRWLFVKITTQCGIVGWGEPVVEGKADTVAACIKELEQYLVGRAANNIEDIWQVLYRGGFYRGGPILMSAISGIDQALWDIKGKFLNVPVYELLGGAVRQKMKMYCWIGGDNPDVVLEQAHSKVKQGYKAVKMNATGAMEWVSSLKDVKKVANNIKLLREEFGYDLDVGLDFHGRVHKPMVRKLIDELEPHEPMFIEEPVLSENNDALKHIYAYTSIPIATGERMFSRWDFKNILHQGVVDIIQPDLSHAGGISEVRRIATMAEAYDIAIAPHCPLGPISLASALHLDFVSANAIIQESSLGIHYNKGYDILDYVLNPEVLQVKEGYIELLTKPGLGIEMNEERLKEGQKIGHNWANPIWRTTDGNFAEW from the coding sequence ATGGACGAGCTGAAAATTGAAAAAATTGAATTGTTCAAAGTTCCGCCAAGATGGTTGTTCGTAAAAATTACTACACAATGTGGTATTGTAGGTTGGGGAGAACCCGTGGTTGAAGGAAAAGCCGATACCGTTGCTGCGTGTATTAAGGAACTAGAACAATATTTAGTTGGTCGCGCAGCAAATAACATCGAAGACATTTGGCAAGTACTTTATAGAGGAGGGTTTTATAGAGGTGGCCCTATTTTAATGAGTGCAATTTCCGGTATAGATCAAGCCTTATGGGATATTAAAGGGAAGTTTTTAAATGTGCCTGTATATGAATTATTGGGCGGGGCCGTTCGACAAAAAATGAAAATGTATTGTTGGATCGGTGGTGATAATCCTGATGTTGTTTTAGAACAAGCCCATTCAAAAGTAAAACAAGGTTACAAAGCAGTTAAGATGAATGCTACAGGCGCAATGGAATGGGTGTCATCGTTAAAGGATGTTAAAAAAGTAGCGAATAACATTAAACTATTAAGAGAGGAATTTGGATACGATTTGGACGTTGGTCTAGATTTTCACGGTAGGGTTCACAAACCCATGGTAAGGAAGCTTATCGATGAGCTAGAACCCCATGAACCTATGTTTATAGAAGAACCTGTTTTAAGTGAAAACAATGATGCCCTAAAACATATCTATGCATACACCAGTATTCCTATCGCAACTGGAGAACGTATGTTCTCTAGATGGGATTTTAAAAATATTCTTCATCAGGGTGTTGTTGACATTATTCAACCAGACCTCAGTCATGCAGGGGGAATTTCAGAAGTAAGAAGAATTGCTACAATGGCAGAAGCTTATGATATTGCCATTGCACCGCATTGTCCGTTGGGGCCCATATCATTGGCATCGGCATTGCATCTCGATTTTGTTTCAGCAAATGCGATCATACAAGAAAGCAGTTTGGGTATTCATTATAACAAAGGATATGATATTTTGGACTATGTGCTAAATCCTGAAGTTCTGCAAGTTAAAGAAGGATATATAGAATTACTTACTAAACCAGGCCTTGGTATAGAAATGAATGAGGAACGATTAAAAGAAGGTCAAAAAATAGGGCACAACTGGGCAAACCCGATATGGAGAACTACAGATGGTAATTTTGCCGAATGGTAA
- a CDS encoding bifunctional 4-hydroxy-2-oxoglutarate aldolase/2-dehydro-3-deoxy-phosphogluconate aldolase: protein MKRVEIVKILKREKIVAIVRMKEQLEVPAFINSLIKGGIKALEITSNTPGFTEEISNARNRYTHLDVLIGEGTVTSVDIANEAIKAGAQFLVTPNTNIEVIKVAHAHDIPVLMGAVTPTEVCVAVENGADIIKLFPAGSLGINYFKAIKAPLDKVDFFVVGGINLSNIKDWMEAGAAGAGLGSVLTQTIKGESVLEPIERIVKKFIQVIKS from the coding sequence ATGAAAAGAGTGGAAATAGTTAAGATACTGAAGAGAGAGAAAATAGTGGCTATTGTTCGAATGAAAGAACAATTAGAAGTACCCGCTTTCATAAATAGTCTAATAAAAGGAGGCATAAAAGCACTTGAAATAACTTCTAACACCCCTGGATTTACTGAAGAAATCTCCAATGCCAGAAATCGATATACGCATTTGGATGTGCTCATTGGGGAAGGTACCGTAACCAGTGTTGATATTGCAAATGAAGCTATAAAGGCGGGAGCACAGTTCTTGGTAACTCCTAACACAAATATAGAGGTCATCAAAGTTGCCCATGCGCACGATATCCCGGTATTGATGGGCGCAGTTACACCCACTGAAGTTTGTGTTGCGGTTGAGAATGGGGCCGATATTATAAAACTGTTCCCTGCTGGTAGCCTCGGAATAAACTACTTCAAGGCGATAAAAGCTCCATTGGATAAAGTAGACTTTTTTGTTGTTGGCGGTATTAACCTTTCCAATATAAAAGATTGGATGGAAGCAGGCGCTGCGGGAGCTGGATTGGGGAGTGTTTTGACACAGACTATCAAAGGGGAAAGTGTATTAGAACCTATAGAACGTATTGTAAAAAAATTCATTCAAGTTATAAAGAGTTAA